One region of Triticum aestivum cultivar Chinese Spring chromosome 6B, IWGSC CS RefSeq v2.1, whole genome shotgun sequence genomic DNA includes:
- the LOC123139909 gene encoding chromatin-remodeling ATPase INO80: MASDDLFEGLPPPAAPAGEDRAASPAPPPPPPAPTVPRRSALKSSLKRDKPSPSSAATSSCSPATAAASVAPADVAAEGRVPEKRLRFRTTVDASEMQIIEAMQKITSHIGNPSKFSKASKLALQLIEAGSVKPETIGHFFAVLEAAMSSPGACNEPSVRADYQALFNAAEGVTECFNQEQKNQFDVWMLHAVVANDLCTDDSFVFSKAVGKIKDAISALPVATVDDDNDEAAALAALAEIQSGTTENKAADSNTPAAASNSGEESSDPFGLDNLLEHKPKKSEKSQDKGAGALSRKADEESRRLLRSRREALLKCLETAARRYRIPWTQTSIDILGRHAYESVGRFTARQREAVEKLWNSIKEQQIRRKHGKSASGKLDVNAFERLQEKYSHEKISIRRAVGGAGDRRATQWLG, translated from the exons ATGGCGTCCGACGACCTCTTCGAAGGCCTGCCGCCGCCAGCGGCTCCCGCCGGCGAAGACCGTGCGGCCtcccccgcgccgcctcctcctccgccggctCCGACGGTGCCGAGGCGTTCCGCGCTGAAGAGCTCCCTCAAGCGGGACAAGCCCTCCCCCTCCTcggccgccacctcctcctgctcacccgccaccgccgccgccagcgtCGCTCCCGCCGATGTCGCCGCCGAAGGCCGCG TTCCTGAGAAGCGTCTTCGCTTCAGAACTACTGTTGATGCATCAGAAATGCAAATCATTGAGGCTATGCAGAAGATAACTTCACATATAGGGAATCCTTCAAAATTCAGCAAGGCATCAAAGCTTGCTCTACAGCTTATTGAGGCTGGAAGTGTCAAGCCAGAGACAATCGGTCACTTCTTTGCTGTACTAGAGGCTGCAATGTCTTCACCGGGAGCCTGCAATGAACCTTCTGTACGTGCAGATTACCAGGCACTGTTTAATGCTGCTGAGGGTGTAACAGAG TGTTTCAACCAAGAGCAGAAAAATCAGTTTGATGTATGGATGCTTCACGCAGTGGTGGCTAATGATCTCTGTACTGATGACAGTTTTGTG TTTTCAAAGGCTGTAGGGAAGATTAAAGATGCCATTTCAGCCCTGCCGGTAGCGACAGTGGACGATGATAACGATGAAGCAGCAGCACTTGCAGCACTTGCTGAGATCCAATCTGGCACCACAGAGAATAAGGCAGCCGATAGCAACACACCTGCTGCAGCGTCCAACTCTGGAGAAGAATCCTCAGATCCTTTCGGTCTAGATAATCTCCTGGAGCACAAGCCAAAGAAATCCGAGAAGTCTCAGGATAAGGGGGCTGGAGCCCTGAGCAGAAAGGCAGACGAGGAGTCCAGGAGACTTTTGAGGTCACGGCGCGAAGCCCTCCTGAAATGCCTCGAGACAGCCGCTCGGCGCTACAGGATACCATG GACGCAGACGAGCATCGACATCCTGGGGCGGCACGCGTACGAGAGCGTGGGGCGGTTCACGGCCCGGCAGCGGGAGGCGGTGGAGAAGCTGTGGAACTCGATCAAGGAGCAGCAGATCCGGCGCAAGCACGGCAAGTCGGCGAGCGGGAAGCTGGACGTGAACGCCTTCGAGCGGCTCCAGGAGAAGTACTCCCACGAGAAGATCAGCATCCGGCGCGCCGTCGGCGGCGCGGGCGACCGCCGCGCCACGCAGTGGCTCGGCTAA
- the LOC123135097 gene encoding LOB domain-containing protein 16, translating to MAAAAGGGAGGGVAGVAGSPCGACKFLRRRCVAECVFAPYFSSEQGAARFAAIHKVFGASNAAKLLAHLPLADRCEAVVTITYEAQSRLRDPVYGCVAQIFALQQQVAILQAQLMQARAQIACGAQSTTSPVSHHQPQPWLQDTSIAALLRQQENGSSFAAGGALLPELMSGDVSMLQQHCGGKVEGGGGGGAGDLQYLAQAMMRSSNYSL from the exons ATGGCTGCGgcggctggtggtggtgctggtggtggtgtTGCGGGGGTGGCGGGGTCGCCGTGCGGGGCGTGCAAGTTCCTGCGGCGGCGCTGCGTGGCGGAGTGCGTCTTCGCGCCCTACTTCAGCTCCGAGCAGGGCGCGGCGCGCTTCGCGGCCATCCACAAGGTCTTCGGCGCCAGCAACGCCGCCAAGCTGCTCGCGCACCTGCCCCTCGCCGACCGCTGCGAGGCCGTCGTCACCATCACTTACGAGGCCCAGTCCCGCCTCCGCGACCCCGTCTACGGCTGCGTCGCCCAGATCTTTGCCCTCCAGCAGCAG GTCGCGATCCTGCAGGCGCAGCTGATGCAGGCCAGGGCGCAGATCGCGTGCGGCGCCCAGAGCACCACCTCGCCGGTGAGCCACCACCAGCCACAGCCGTGGTTGCAGGACACCAGCATCGCCGCCCTGCTCCGGCAGCAGGAGAACGGTAGTAGCTTCGCCGCCGGCGGTGCGCTTCTGCCAGAGCTGATGAGCGGCGACGTATCCATGCTGCAGCAGCATTGTGGCGGCAaggtggagggcggcggcggcggcggcgccggggacCTCCAGTACCTGGCCCAGGCCATGATGCGAAGCTCCAACTACTCCCTGTAG